In Halobaculum limi, one DNA window encodes the following:
- the lipA gene encoding lipoyl synthase: MSSRRRKPDWLKMRPPSGRRFAEIKSTLRDHDLHTVCEEANCPNLGECWSGRDGPGTATFMLMGDRCSRGCNFCDVETGGMEPLDPDEPTNVAEAVAEIGLDYVVLTSVDRDDLADGGSRHFAETIREIKRRDSSILVEVLIPDFGGDPDAVDRIVDAGPDVIAHNIETVDRLQWPVRDRRANYDQTLDVLERVNRESDIHTKTSVMLGLGEYDHEVYRTLRDLRNVGVDIVTLGQYLQPSRSHLDVFEYVHPDVFDTWKRVAEEELDFLYCASGPMVRSSYKAGEFFVEALVREGASVEEAREAARAAD, encoded by the coding sequence ATGAGCAGTCGGCGGCGGAAACCGGACTGGCTGAAGATGCGGCCGCCGTCGGGCCGTCGCTTCGCCGAGATCAAGTCTACGCTCCGCGACCACGACCTCCACACGGTGTGTGAAGAGGCGAACTGCCCGAATCTCGGGGAGTGTTGGTCCGGACGCGACGGGCCGGGCACGGCGACGTTCATGCTGATGGGTGACCGCTGTTCCCGCGGATGCAACTTCTGTGACGTCGAGACCGGCGGGATGGAGCCGTTGGACCCCGACGAACCCACGAACGTCGCCGAGGCTGTCGCAGAAATCGGTCTCGACTACGTCGTTCTCACCTCCGTCGACCGCGACGACCTCGCGGACGGCGGGTCGCGCCACTTCGCAGAGACCATCCGCGAGATCAAACGCCGGGATTCGAGCATCCTCGTCGAGGTGCTCATCCCCGACTTCGGCGGCGACCCGGACGCCGTCGACCGAATCGTTGACGCCGGCCCCGACGTCATCGCACACAACATCGAGACGGTCGACCGCCTCCAGTGGCCCGTCCGCGACCGCCGGGCGAACTACGACCAGACGCTCGACGTTCTCGAACGGGTGAACCGCGAGTCCGACATTCACACGAAGACGAGCGTGATGCTCGGCCTCGGCGAGTACGACCACGAGGTGTACCGCACCCTCCGTGACCTGCGAAACGTCGGCGTCGACATCGTCACCCTCGGGCAGTACCTCCAGCCGTCGCGCTCCCATCTCGACGTGTTCGAGTACGTCCACCCGGACGTCTTCGACACCTGGAAGCGCGTCGCTGAGGAAGAACTGGACTTCCTCTACTGTGCGTCGGGGCCGATGGTCCGGTCGTCGTACAAGGCGGGCGAGTTCTTCGTCGAGGCCCTCGTCCGCGAGGGCGCGTCCGTCGAGGAAGCGCGCGAGGCCGCCCGCGCGGCCGACTGA
- the pdhA gene encoding pyruvate dehydrogenase (acetyl-transferring) E1 component subunit alpha has product MSTLERDPREGMVQVLDDEGGVVGDVPDLSEEEFVAMYRHMKLARHFDERAVSLQRQGRMGTYPPLSGQEGAQIGSAFALAEDDWMVPSYREHGAALVRGLPLKETLLYWMGDERGSLIPEDANVFTPSVPIASQVPHATGMAWAHKLKNGGETDKAFICYFGDGATSEGDFHEGLNFAGVFDTPNVFFCNNNQWAISVPRERQTASETLAQKAVAYGFEGVQIDGMDPLAVYKATTEALEKAKNPAEGERRPTLIEAVQYRFGAHTTADDPTVYREDAEVEKWKKKDPIPRLEKFLRNQGILDDDRVAEVEESVRKEVAEAIDAAESTVRPDPSTMFDHVFAEKTPEIARQAEEFARMREKYGDEAFLE; this is encoded by the coding sequence GTGAGCACGCTCGAACGCGACCCCCGCGAGGGGATGGTTCAAGTCCTCGACGACGAGGGCGGTGTCGTCGGTGACGTTCCGGACCTCTCCGAAGAGGAGTTTGTCGCGATGTACCGGCATATGAAACTCGCCCGCCACTTCGACGAGCGGGCCGTCTCCCTCCAGCGACAGGGGCGGATGGGCACGTACCCGCCGCTCTCGGGACAGGAGGGGGCACAGATCGGTTCGGCGTTCGCACTCGCCGAGGACGACTGGATGGTCCCTTCCTACCGCGAACACGGCGCGGCGCTGGTTCGCGGACTTCCGCTCAAGGAGACGCTGCTGTACTGGATGGGCGACGAACGCGGGAGCCTCATCCCTGAGGACGCGAACGTCTTCACACCCTCCGTCCCTATCGCCAGTCAGGTGCCGCACGCCACGGGAATGGCGTGGGCGCACAAACTGAAGAACGGCGGCGAGACGGACAAGGCGTTCATCTGCTACTTCGGCGACGGCGCGACCAGCGAGGGCGACTTCCACGAGGGACTCAACTTCGCGGGCGTGTTCGACACGCCGAACGTCTTCTTCTGTAACAACAACCAGTGGGCCATCTCTGTCCCACGTGAGCGACAGACCGCCAGCGAGACGCTGGCGCAGAAGGCCGTCGCCTACGGCTTCGAGGGCGTCCAGATCGACGGGATGGATCCGCTGGCCGTCTACAAGGCGACGACCGAGGCGCTCGAGAAGGCGAAGAACCCCGCAGAGGGCGAACGCCGTCCGACGCTCATCGAGGCGGTCCAGTACCGCTTCGGCGCGCACACGACCGCCGACGACCCGACCGTCTACCGCGAGGACGCGGAGGTCGAGAAGTGGAAGAAGAAAGACCCCATCCCGCGACTGGAGAAGTTCCTCCGCAACCAGGGCATCCTCGACGACGACCGCGTCGCCGAGGTCGAAGAGTCGGTCCGCAAGGAGGTCGCCGAAGCCATCGACGCCGCAGAGTCGACGGTGCGCCCCGATCCCTCCACGATGTTCGACCACGTGTTCGCGGAGAAGACCCCCGAGATCGCACGACAGGCTGAGGAGTTCGCGCGGATGCGAGAGAAGTACGGCGACGAGGCATTCTTGGAATAA
- a CDS encoding alpha-ketoacid dehydrogenase subunit beta, protein MSTQDHDTEATQNLTLVQSVRDALATEMGLDDDVIVMGEDVGKNGGVFRATEGLYNEFGEDRVIDTPLAESGIIGAAVGMAAMGLKPIPEIQFSGFMYPGFDQIVSHMSRLRTRSRSRYTLPMVLRAPYGGGIRAPEHHSESKEAFYAHEAGLKVVIPSTPYDTKGLLISAIRDPDPVIFLEPKLIYRAFRGEVPEDDYEVPIGEATTRREGSDVSVFTYGAMTRPSLEAAEELAEEGIDAEVVDLRTVSPLDRESIVESFKKTGRACVVHEAPKTGGLAGEITATLQEEALLYQEAPIQRVTGYDVPYPLYALEDYYMPNAARVADGIKQAVEF, encoded by the coding sequence ATGAGTACGCAAGACCACGACACAGAAGCCACGCAGAATCTGACGCTGGTACAGTCGGTGCGCGACGCCCTCGCCACCGAGATGGGACTCGACGACGACGTCATCGTGATGGGCGAGGACGTCGGGAAGAACGGCGGCGTCTTCCGCGCCACCGAGGGACTGTACAACGAGTTCGGCGAGGACCGCGTCATCGACACGCCCCTCGCGGAGTCGGGTATCATCGGGGCCGCCGTAGGAATGGCCGCGATGGGCCTGAAGCCGATTCCGGAGATTCAGTTCTCCGGGTTTATGTACCCCGGGTTCGACCAGATCGTGAGCCATATGTCTCGCCTGCGCACCCGGTCGCGCAGTCGCTACACCCTCCCGATGGTGCTTCGCGCACCGTACGGCGGCGGCATCCGCGCGCCCGAACACCACTCCGAGTCGAAGGAGGCGTTCTACGCCCACGAGGCGGGGCTGAAAGTCGTCATCCCGTCCACTCCGTACGACACCAAGGGTCTGCTCATCTCCGCGATTCGCGACCCGGACCCGGTCATCTTCCTCGAACCCAAACTCATCTACCGCGCCTTCCGCGGTGAGGTCCCCGAGGACGACTACGAGGTGCCGATCGGTGAGGCGACGACCCGGCGTGAAGGGTCGGACGTCTCGGTGTTCACCTACGGCGCGATGACTCGCCCCTCGCTGGAGGCGGCAGAGGAACTCGCCGAAGAGGGAATCGACGCGGAAGTCGTCGACCTCCGCACCGTCTCGCCGCTGGACCGCGAGTCCATCGTTGAGTCGTTCAAGAAGACTGGCCGCGCGTGCGTCGTCCACGAGGCGCCCAAGACGGGCGGCCTCGCGGGCGAGATTACCGCGACGTTGCAGGAGGAAGCGCTCCTGTACCAGGAGGCGCCGATTCAGCGCGTCACCGGCTACGACGTGCCGTACCCGCTGTACGCACTGGAGGACTACTACATGCCGAACGCGGCGCGTGTCGCGGACGGTATCAAACAGGCGGTCGAGTTCTGA
- a CDS encoding dihydrolipoamide acetyltransferase family protein produces the protein MAAKEFKLPDVGEGVAEGELVNWLVAPGDTVTEDQAVAEVETDKALVEVPSPYNGTVKELHAEEGQMVPVGDVIITYEVPGADDDGGAADAGTETAAEPEEPAEPAESAAEADATADTDEAPAPSSGRVFAPPSARRLARELGVDIGAVDGSGPGGRVTEGDVRAHAESGDESDTDEGEESSGPKQVDVGSKKSAVSKKGESADTASAASPAPSSVEAAGRDRTLAVPATRKAAEEAGVNLNDVPTDETREGEAYVTTDQVQQYAQAVKDAKAAEADETGAPSPAAAAGNGAAASREPESVPYRGVRRTIGKQMEQSKYTAPHVSHHDTAVVDELVETRAKLKQRAAERDVKLSYMPFVMKALVAGLKEFPYLNSELREDDEEILLKKEYNLGIAVATDAGLMVPVVKNVDEKSILELADEVNDLATRARERKVTREEMQGGTFTITNFGAIGGEYATPIINYPETAIMGLGAIDERPVAEDGEVRAAKTLPLSLSIDHRVIDGAEAGQFTNFVMERLENPSLLLLE, from the coding sequence ATGGCTGCCAAGGAGTTCAAACTGCCCGACGTGGGAGAGGGCGTCGCCGAGGGCGAACTGGTCAACTGGCTCGTCGCCCCCGGCGACACGGTCACCGAAGACCAAGCGGTCGCCGAGGTCGAGACGGACAAGGCGCTCGTCGAGGTGCCCTCGCCGTACAACGGCACGGTGAAGGAACTGCACGCCGAGGAGGGGCAGATGGTCCCCGTCGGCGACGTCATCATCACCTACGAGGTGCCCGGTGCGGACGACGACGGCGGTGCAGCCGACGCCGGCACGGAGACTGCCGCCGAACCCGAGGAACCGGCGGAACCGGCGGAGTCGGCCGCAGAGGCCGACGCGACCGCCGACACCGACGAGGCTCCCGCCCCGTCCTCCGGTCGCGTGTTCGCGCCGCCGTCCGCGCGACGACTCGCCCGCGAACTCGGCGTCGATATCGGCGCCGTCGACGGGAGCGGCCCCGGCGGCCGCGTCACCGAGGGCGACGTGCGCGCACACGCAGAGTCCGGCGACGAGAGTGACACCGACGAGGGCGAGGAGTCGTCCGGCCCGAAACAGGTCGACGTCGGCAGCAAGAAGTCCGCCGTCTCGAAGAAAGGCGAATCCGCTGATACTGCGAGCGCAGCGTCGCCTGCGCCGTCGTCCGTCGAAGCCGCCGGCCGCGACCGTACCCTCGCGGTGCCTGCGACCCGGAAAGCCGCCGAGGAGGCAGGCGTCAACCTGAACGACGTGCCGACCGACGAGACGCGCGAGGGCGAGGCGTACGTGACGACCGACCAGGTCCAGCAGTACGCGCAGGCGGTGAAAGACGCGAAGGCCGCCGAGGCCGACGAGACGGGCGCACCATCCCCCGCCGCCGCAGCAGGCAACGGTGCGGCCGCCTCCCGTGAACCCGAGTCGGTGCCGTACCGCGGCGTCCGGCGGACCATCGGCAAGCAGATGGAGCAGTCGAAGTACACTGCGCCCCACGTCAGCCACCACGACACCGCCGTCGTCGACGAGTTGGTCGAGACGCGCGCGAAGTTGAAGCAACGGGCCGCCGAGCGCGACGTGAAACTCAGCTATATGCCGTTCGTGATGAAGGCGCTCGTGGCCGGCCTCAAGGAGTTCCCCTACCTCAACTCCGAACTCCGCGAGGACGACGAGGAGATTCTCCTCAAGAAGGAGTACAACCTCGGCATCGCCGTCGCCACGGACGCGGGGCTGATGGTCCCCGTGGTGAAGAACGTCGACGAGAAGTCCATCCTCGAACTCGCTGACGAGGTGAACGACCTCGCCACGCGCGCCCGCGAACGCAAGGTCACCCGCGAGGAGATGCAGGGCGGCACGTTCACTATCACCAACTTCGGCGCCATCGGCGGCGAGTACGCCACGCCCATTATCAACTACCCCGAGACGGCGATTATGGGTCTCGGCGCCATCGACGAGCGTCCCGTCGCGGAGGACGGCGAGGTGCGCGCCGCGAAGACGCTCCCGCTGTCGCTGTCTATCGACCACCGGGTCATCGACGGCGCGGAGGCGGGCCAGTTCACCAACTTCGTGATGGAGCGACTGGAGAACCCCTCGCTGCTGCTGTTGGAGTAA
- the ilvA gene encoding threonine ammonia-lyase has protein sequence MNTSVTVTDIRRARERFDPDIVRETPVERSRSLSEMSGADVRLKMEHLQRTGSFKTRGASNRIAEIAAEDAADRVVAASAGNHAQGVALAATNAGIPATVVMPTDAPQAKVDATRGYGAEVVLHGQEFQTAVARARELADEDGTVFVHAYDDRAIVAGQGTLGLELAEQVPDLDTVIVPIGGGGLIAGISTALASVAPSVRVVGVQAEEAATVPESLQKGEPVDREHTRTIADGIATGGVADLTYDLIERHVDEVITVSDDEIAHAILTLLRRAKQLVEGAGAASVAGLLSGRLDVNDETVVPLLCGGNIDMSMLDTVLEHAMTDRDQLLRLRVRIEDEPGELSTLSSTLADHGANVRHVRHDRAVEDLRVGEAYLVFEVSAAGREHTTRLIDAIADRGYEVARVN, from the coding sequence ATGAACACCTCCGTCACCGTCACCGACATCCGACGGGCCCGCGAGCGGTTCGACCCGGACATCGTCCGCGAGACGCCGGTCGAACGGTCGCGGTCACTCTCGGAGATGAGCGGTGCCGACGTCCGCCTGAAGATGGAACACCTCCAACGCACCGGGTCGTTCAAGACGCGTGGGGCGTCCAACCGCATCGCCGAAATCGCCGCCGAAGACGCCGCCGACCGTGTCGTCGCCGCCAGCGCCGGGAACCACGCACAGGGCGTCGCCCTCGCGGCCACGAACGCGGGTATCCCAGCGACGGTCGTGATGCCGACCGACGCGCCGCAGGCGAAAGTCGACGCCACGCGGGGGTACGGCGCAGAGGTCGTCCTCCACGGGCAGGAGTTTCAGACTGCGGTCGCCCGCGCCCGCGAGTTGGCCGACGAGGACGGAACGGTGTTCGTCCACGCGTACGACGACCGGGCTATCGTCGCCGGGCAGGGGACACTCGGCCTCGAACTCGCCGAACAGGTCCCCGACCTGGACACGGTCATCGTCCCCATCGGCGGCGGCGGCCTCATCGCGGGCATCTCCACCGCCCTCGCGTCGGTCGCGCCGTCGGTTCGCGTCGTCGGCGTGCAAGCCGAGGAGGCCGCCACCGTCCCCGAGAGTCTCCAGAAGGGCGAACCCGTCGACCGCGAGCACACCCGAACTATCGCCGATGGCATCGCCACGGGCGGCGTCGCTGACCTCACCTACGACCTCATCGAACGCCACGTCGACGAAGTGATCACCGTCAGCGACGACGAGATCGCACACGCCATCCTCACGCTCCTCCGCCGCGCGAAGCAACTGGTCGAGGGTGCAGGCGCGGCCTCCGTCGCCGGCCTCCTGTCTGGTCGCCTCGACGTGAACGACGAGACGGTCGTGCCCCTCCTGTGTGGCGGGAACATCGATATGTCGATGCTGGATACGGTGCTCGAACACGCGATGACCGACCGCGACCAACTCCTCCGTCTGCGGGTCCGCATCGAAGACGAACCCGGAGAACTCTCGACGCTGTCGTCGACGCTCGCGGACCACGGCGCGAACGTCCGCCACGTCCGCCACGACCGCGCGGTCGAAGACCTGCGCGTCGGCGAGGCGTACCTCGTGTTCGAGGTCAGCGCCGCCGGTCGCGAGCACACGACCCGCCTCATCGACGCCATCGCCGACCGCGGCTACGAAGTCGCTCGGGTCAACTGA
- a CDS encoding DUF460 domain-containing protein, with the protein MNARTSALDSPVFGVDIQSGDIRGDAPSYALVVFDGESVERDVVSHRKLRRRIESDEPAIVATDNAYELAADKDDLVRFLRSLPHGTSLVQVTGDERPEPLSRVASRHGVPYGKKPMKEAEASARLAAANVGYEVSAFTDTTTVKVSRGRSTGKGGWSQDRYTRRIHGNVKRRTREVESELEDAGLDFEVDITEKYGGYQNAVFSVAARPQDIPVTAHRSGDTRVEIERERRDGIEFEPLVKRRDRVIVGIDPGTTTAAAVVGLDGSVFDVHSTRTADSAELTEWLIERGRPVIVAADVTPMPETVEKFRRSFDAAGWTPTSDLPVDEKLHRTREEAYDNDHERDALAAALFAVDDHADQFERIGAKTPAGIDRAEVIARVVADEQSVEGALSALTDNTGEEEEESGPEPRELTDDEKRIRDLESQVDRLRDHVDDLKADLDEKDDEIEDLEAELSDARREERLEARRDREVTRIRRENKRLERERDEAQETVEELEEKLARLKTLWKLDHDNFADVSEGRDLVPVKVIEQFTKRAIRHADEQYGLAAGDVVYLRDASGAGQSTAELLADVEPKVILRSGGLSDVADEVLFEHDIPVGPAEDVAMQEVDELAVAREGDVEAVIDDWEDRAEQRERQQTEAMVDEIISEHRASGAE; encoded by the coding sequence GTGAACGCCCGGACGAGCGCGCTCGACTCCCCCGTGTTCGGAGTCGACATCCAGAGCGGTGACATCCGGGGTGACGCCCCCTCCTACGCCCTCGTCGTCTTCGACGGCGAGTCGGTCGAACGGGACGTCGTCTCGCACCGAAAACTCCGGCGGCGGATCGAGTCTGACGAACCCGCCATCGTCGCGACCGACAACGCCTACGAACTCGCCGCCGACAAAGACGACCTCGTGCGGTTCCTGCGGTCGCTCCCGCACGGCACGTCGCTGGTGCAGGTGACCGGCGACGAGCGCCCGGAACCCCTCTCGCGGGTCGCCTCCCGGCACGGCGTCCCGTACGGCAAGAAACCGATGAAGGAAGCGGAGGCGAGCGCCCGCCTCGCGGCCGCGAACGTCGGCTACGAGGTGTCGGCGTTCACAGACACGACGACCGTGAAGGTGTCGCGTGGCCGCTCGACCGGGAAAGGTGGGTGGAGTCAGGACCGCTACACCCGGCGCATCCACGGCAACGTGAAGCGCCGCACACGCGAGGTAGAGTCTGAACTGGAGGACGCCGGCCTCGACTTCGAGGTCGACATCACCGAGAAGTACGGCGGCTACCAGAACGCCGTCTTCTCCGTCGCGGCGCGGCCGCAGGACATCCCCGTCACTGCCCACCGCTCGGGCGACACCCGCGTCGAAATCGAGCGCGAGCGCCGCGACGGCATCGAGTTCGAACCGCTCGTCAAGCGGCGCGACCGCGTCATCGTCGGCATCGATCCGGGAACGACGACCGCGGCGGCCGTCGTCGGCCTCGACGGGAGCGTGTTCGACGTCCACTCGACGCGCACCGCCGACAGCGCGGAGTTGACCGAGTGGCTCATCGAACGCGGTCGTCCGGTCATCGTCGCCGCCGACGTGACACCGATGCCGGAGACGGTCGAGAAGTTCCGCCGCAGTTTCGACGCCGCCGGGTGGACGCCGACCTCCGACCTCCCGGTCGATGAGAAACTCCACCGCACGCGCGAGGAGGCGTACGACAACGACCACGAACGCGACGCCCTCGCGGCCGCGCTGTTCGCCGTGGACGACCACGCCGACCAGTTCGAGCGTATCGGTGCGAAGACGCCCGCCGGCATCGACCGCGCGGAGGTCATCGCGCGCGTCGTCGCGGACGAACAGTCCGTCGAAGGGGCGCTCTCGGCGCTGACCGACAACACAGGCGAGGAGGAAGAGGAGTCCGGGCCCGAACCCCGCGAACTCACCGACGACGAGAAGCGCATCCGCGACCTGGAGTCGCAGGTCGACCGCCTCCGCGACCACGTCGACGACCTGAAAGCCGACCTCGACGAGAAGGACGACGAAATCGAAGACCTGGAGGCGGAGTTGTCCGACGCCCGCCGCGAGGAGCGACTAGAGGCCAGACGCGACCGCGAGGTGACGCGCATCCGCCGCGAGAACAAGCGCCTGGAACGCGAACGCGACGAGGCCCAAGAGACGGTCGAAGAACTGGAGGAGAAACTCGCGCGGCTGAAGACGCTGTGGAAACTCGACCACGACAACTTCGCGGACGTCTCGGAGGGGCGCGACCTTGTCCCGGTAAAAGTGATCGAGCAGTTCACCAAGCGGGCAATTCGTCACGCGGACGAGCAATACGGCCTCGCCGCGGGCGACGTGGTGTACCTCCGCGACGCCTCCGGCGCGGGGCAGTCGACCGCCGAGTTACTCGCGGACGTCGAGCCGAAAGTGATCCTCCGTTCGGGCGGCCTCTCGGACGTCGCCGACGAGGTGTTGTTCGAGCACGACATTCCGGTCGGCCCCGCCGAGGACGTGGCGATGCAGGAGGTGGACGAACTCGCGGTCGCCCGGGAGGGCGACGTCGAGGCGGTCATCGACGACTGGGAGGACCGTGCCGAACAGCGGGAGCGCCAGCAGACGGAGGCGATGGTGGACGAGATTATCTCCGAACATCGGGCAAGCGGGGCGGAATGA
- the rnz gene encoding ribonuclease Z produces the protein MIRVTFLGTSGAVPTVERAPSAVYLNREGDEFLFDCGEGTQRQMMRFNTGFGLSHLFVTHLHGDHVLGIPGLVQSLDFNDREAALTIHGPPGSKRHLTDLVHAAGHDPGFPVRVRELRPGAVALEREEYEVRTFRTDHRTSSVGYALVEDDRKGRFDREKAEEELNVPPGPAYGKLHEGQSVELDDGRVIRPEQVVGPPRPGRRVVYTGDTRPVDETVDAAEGADLLIHDATFLDEARDRAHKTAHSTAHEAAQTAQRAGAKRLALTHLSSRYAGQARSFEREASDAFDGDVFLPDDGDEVEVPYPDDE, from the coding sequence ATGATCCGGGTCACCTTCCTCGGGACGAGCGGTGCGGTGCCGACGGTGGAACGCGCGCCCAGCGCGGTGTACCTGAACCGCGAGGGCGACGAGTTCCTGTTCGACTGCGGGGAGGGGACTCAGCGGCAGATGATGCGGTTCAACACCGGGTTCGGCCTCTCACATCTGTTCGTCACACACCTCCACGGCGACCACGTCCTCGGCATCCCCGGTCTCGTCCAGAGTCTCGATTTCAACGACCGCGAGGCCGCACTCACCATCCACGGCCCACCGGGATCGAAGCGCCACCTCACCGACCTCGTCCACGCCGCCGGCCACGACCCCGGCTTCCCGGTCCGGGTCCGCGAACTTCGGCCGGGGGCGGTCGCACTCGAACGCGAGGAGTACGAAGTGCGGACGTTCCGGACGGACCACCGCACGAGTTCCGTCGGCTACGCTCTCGTCGAAGACGACCGGAAGGGGCGATTCGACCGCGAGAAGGCCGAGGAGGAACTGAACGTTCCGCCGGGCCCGGCGTACGGGAAACTCCACGAGGGGCAGTCGGTCGAACTCGACGACGGACGCGTCATCCGCCCCGAACAGGTCGTCGGTCCGCCACGCCCCGGTCGACGGGTCGTCTACACCGGCGACACCCGCCCCGTCGACGAGACCGTCGACGCCGCCGAGGGCGCGGACCTGCTGATCCACGACGCGACGTTCCTCGACGAAGCGCGCGACCGCGCGCACAAGACGGCGCACTCGACGGCCCACGAGGCCGCACAGACCGCACAGCGGGCCGGCGCGAAGCGACTCGCCCTCACGCACCTCTCCTCGCGGTACGCCGGACAGGCGCGGAGTTTCGAACGCGAGGCGAGTGATGCGTTCGACGGCGACGTGTTCCTCCCCGACGACGGCGACGAGGTCGAGGTGCCGTACCCGGACGACGAGTGA
- a CDS encoding DUF4382 domain-containing protein — protein MSEHTTTFAAVAAALMLVLAGCAGGVPSTDGSGAGTTEGGDGGTVNFYVSDQQNAIGDFEHLNVTVEKVVLVRADGDENETEAEAEDDSDDTNETEADNATETDDADTDDRVVYDVENVTVDLTELQGANATQLGSIPAPNGTYTKVFVHVSDVNGTLADGSSADVKLPSNKLRLNKQFTVGNGQEVDFVFDVTVFERGPNGYILKPVAGESGTGDEVEIRDVDDDTDDEESDDAAESDDADDADDVNETESDDAADADDDGDDASESGDSGQASMAFYLSDEQNAMGDFEHLNVTVTKIGLHRADGGWVERDVDDRTVDLTTLPGANATRLGTFGVENGTYDKVFVYVDGIDATLENGESTRVKLPSSKLQLNTEFTVGNGEEVDFVYDMSVFEAGNSGKYILKPVVSESGTSDEVPIEDVDENETDDEDDRESLNASFVGNVSTDANATVEVTRNGSTVENATVTVAQEVDGETTTTTYTTGDNGTVAFFVVENTTELTVEATDNDQEAELERAFETEDDESDETETADLNATFVGTVSAGANATVEVTQNESAVENATVTVSQTVDGELSAQTYATDANGTVTFGIDANATDLTVVVVDDDEAVELEREFESDEDDDADTTGNGNSGGNNGNGNGNAALQFAA, from the coding sequence ATGTCAGAGCACACGACGACGTTCGCCGCGGTCGCCGCGGCGTTGATGCTCGTCCTCGCTGGCTGTGCGGGCGGCGTTCCCTCCACCGACGGGAGCGGCGCGGGCACGACAGAGGGGGGCGATGGGGGTACAGTGAACTTCTACGTGAGTGACCAGCAGAACGCGATCGGTGACTTCGAACACCTGAACGTCACCGTCGAGAAGGTCGTCCTCGTTCGCGCCGACGGCGACGAGAACGAGACGGAGGCTGAGGCGGAGGACGACTCCGACGATACGAACGAGACGGAGGCGGACAACGCGACCGAGACCGACGACGCTGACACTGATGACCGCGTCGTCTACGACGTCGAGAACGTCACCGTCGACCTCACCGAACTCCAAGGGGCGAACGCGACCCAACTCGGGTCCATCCCCGCGCCCAACGGCACGTATACGAAGGTGTTCGTCCACGTGAGCGACGTGAACGGCACGCTGGCCGACGGTTCCTCGGCGGACGTGAAACTGCCGTCGAACAAACTCCGACTGAACAAGCAGTTCACAGTCGGCAACGGCCAGGAGGTCGACTTCGTGTTCGACGTGACTGTGTTCGAACGCGGTCCCAACGGCTACATCCTCAAGCCGGTCGCCGGAGAGTCCGGCACCGGTGACGAGGTCGAGATTCGCGACGTCGACGACGACACAGACGACGAGGAGTCCGACGACGCCGCGGAGAGCGACGACGCGGACGACGCGGACGACGTGAACGAGACAGAGAGCGACGACGCAGCGGACGCAGACGACGACGGTGACGACGCCTCTGAGTCGGGCGACTCCGGCCAGGCGTCGATGGCGTTCTACCTCAGCGACGAACAGAACGCGATGGGCGACTTCGAGCACCTCAACGTCACCGTCACGAAGATCGGCCTGCACCGCGCCGACGGCGGGTGGGTCGAGCGAGACGTCGACGACCGCACGGTCGACCTGACGACGCTGCCGGGCGCGAACGCGACGCGACTCGGCACCTTCGGCGTGGAGAACGGCACCTACGACAAGGTGTTCGTCTACGTCGACGGCATCGACGCCACGCTGGAGAACGGCGAGTCGACGCGCGTGAAACTGCCATCGAGCAAACTCCAACTGAACACGGAGTTCACCGTCGGCAACGGCGAAGAAGTCGACTTCGTCTACGACATGTCCGTGTTCGAGGCGGGCAACTCGGGCAAGTACATCCTCAAGCCGGTCGTGAGCGAATCCGGCACGAGTGACGAGGTGCCCATCGAGGACGTCGACGAGAACGAGACGGACGACGAGGACGACCGCGAATCGCTGAACGCCTCGTTCGTCGGGAACGTCTCGACGGACGCGAACGCCACCGTCGAGGTGACGCGAAACGGCTCTACCGTCGAGAACGCGACCGTCACCGTCGCACAGGAAGTCGACGGCGAGACGACGACCACGACGTACACGACCGGCGACAACGGCACTGTCGCCTTCTTCGTCGTGGAGAACACCACCGAACTGACCGTCGAAGCGACCGACAACGATCAAGAAGCCGAACTCGAACGCGCGTTCGAGACCGAAGACGACGAGAGCGACGAGACGGAGACAGCCGACCTGAACGCGACGTTCGTCGGAACCGTCTCCGCGGGCGCGAACGCGACCGTCGAGGTGACACAGAACGAGTCGGCCGTCGAGAACGCTACCGTCACCGTCTCGCAGACGGTCGACGGCGAACTCTCGGCACAGACGTACGCGACCGACGCGAACGGCACGGTCACGTTCGGCATCGACGCGAACGCGACGGACCTGACCGTGGTCGTGGTCGACGACGACGAGGCGGTCGAACTCGAACGTGAGTTCGAGAGCGACGAGGACGACGACGCTGACACCACTGGCAACGGGAACAGTGGCGGAAACAACGGCAACGGAAACGGTAACGCGGCCCTCCAGTTCGCAGCCTGA